The Nocardioides campestrisoli genome includes a window with the following:
- a CDS encoding STAS domain-containing protein: MDLTLETRDIDGKTVVAVGGEIDVYTAPKLRDKITELVGAGVYDLVIDLADVEFLDSTGLGVLVGGLKKVRAHDGSLALVCNQDRLLKIFRITGLAKVFAIHEDQTSALAG, encoded by the coding sequence GTGGACCTGACTCTTGAGACCCGCGACATCGACGGCAAGACCGTCGTCGCGGTCGGGGGCGAGATCGACGTCTACACCGCCCCCAAGCTGCGCGACAAGATCACCGAGCTGGTCGGCGCCGGGGTGTACGACCTCGTGATCGACCTGGCGGACGTGGAGTTCCTGGACTCCACCGGCCTGGGCGTCCTGGTGGGCGGCCTGAAGAAGGTGCGCGCCCACGACGGGTCGCTGGCGCTGGTGTGCAACCAGGACCGGCTGCTGAAGATCTTCCGGATCACCGGGCTGGCGAAGGTGTTCGCCATCCACGAGGACCAGACCAGCGCGCTGGCCGGCTGA
- a CDS encoding DEAD/DEAH box helicase — MAPPPSPSTARVPRRRTGDLLARLGHVPGREERLRHVQVVPARDAVTEPWPAWSHPEVRAAFERRGIRAPWRHQVVAADAVRAGQHVILSTGTASGKSLAYQLPALTAVLEARGSRDQRGAGVLYLSPTKALAHDQLAGLQELRTGVRATTHDGDSSREQRDWARDHAEYVLTNPDMLHRSLLPGHSRWAKFLGSLQVVVVDECHHYRGVFGAHVAQVLRRLRRVCAMYGASPTFVLLSATVAEPAESAHRLTGLDVLALTADHSPHGELTLGLWEPPLTSFTGENGAPVRRAASSETADLLADLVAEGVATLAFVRSRRGVEQVAVRAAELLGEVAPELPTQVAAYRGGYLPEERRQLESALRAGRLTGLAATNALELGIDISGLDAVLLAGFPGTRAAMWQQIGRAGREGQDALAVLVARDDPLDTYLVAHPESLFGAPVEATVFDPDNHYVLAPHLCAAAYEAPLTEADLPLFGPSAAAAVQGLTDAGLLRRRPRGWYWTDRSRPSDVTDIRSTGGSPFQLVEGSSGRVVGTVDASSVHGTAHPGAVYLHRGESWLVGELDLEDRVATMERTDVPWTTAARETTEISIVAEREHEYWGDCRLSLGEVDVTHQVVSYLTRRQPSGEVIAETPLDLPPRDLRTTAVWWQVPDHVLDSAGLAAADLPGSAHAAEHCSIGLLPLFATCDRWDIGGVSTARHPDTGVLTVFVHDGHPGGAGFAERGYRSARRWLTATRDTIAACECDEGCPSCIQSPKCGNQNNPLDKAGATRLLDLLLDQAAR, encoded by the coding sequence GTGGCTCCTCCTCCTTCTCCCAGCACGGCCCGCGTCCCCCGGCGCCGGACCGGCGACCTCCTGGCCCGCCTGGGCCACGTCCCCGGACGGGAGGAGCGGCTGCGGCACGTGCAGGTGGTCCCGGCCCGCGACGCGGTCACGGAGCCATGGCCGGCCTGGTCGCACCCGGAGGTGCGGGCCGCCTTCGAGCGACGCGGCATCCGCGCACCCTGGCGCCACCAGGTCGTGGCCGCCGACGCGGTGCGTGCCGGCCAGCACGTCATCCTGTCCACCGGCACGGCGTCGGGCAAGTCGCTCGCCTACCAGCTCCCCGCCCTGACCGCCGTGCTCGAGGCGCGGGGTTCGCGCGACCAGCGCGGCGCGGGCGTGCTCTACCTCTCCCCCACCAAGGCGCTGGCCCACGACCAGCTGGCCGGGCTCCAGGAGCTCCGGACGGGGGTCCGGGCGACCACCCACGACGGTGACAGCAGCCGCGAGCAGCGCGACTGGGCCCGCGACCACGCGGAGTACGTGCTGACCAACCCCGACATGCTGCACCGCTCCCTGCTGCCCGGACACAGCCGCTGGGCCAAGTTCCTGGGCTCGCTGCAGGTCGTGGTGGTCGACGAGTGCCACCACTACCGCGGCGTCTTCGGGGCGCACGTCGCCCAGGTGCTGCGTCGGCTGCGGCGGGTCTGCGCGATGTACGGCGCGTCCCCCACCTTCGTCCTGCTCTCGGCGACCGTGGCCGAGCCGGCCGAGTCCGCGCACCGGCTGACCGGCCTCGACGTGCTGGCCCTGACCGCCGACCACTCCCCGCACGGCGAGCTCACCCTGGGGCTGTGGGAGCCGCCGCTGACCTCGTTCACGGGCGAGAACGGTGCCCCGGTACGCCGCGCGGCCTCCTCGGAGACCGCCGACCTGCTGGCCGACCTGGTTGCCGAGGGGGTCGCCACCCTGGCCTTCGTCCGCTCCCGGCGCGGGGTGGAGCAGGTGGCGGTGCGGGCCGCCGAGCTGCTCGGCGAGGTCGCTCCCGAGCTGCCCACGCAGGTGGCGGCCTACCGCGGCGGCTACCTCCCCGAGGAGCGCCGCCAGCTCGAGTCAGCCCTGCGGGCCGGACGGCTCACCGGCCTGGCCGCCACCAACGCCCTCGAGCTGGGCATCGACATCAGCGGGCTGGACGCGGTGCTGCTCGCCGGCTTCCCGGGGACCAGGGCGGCCATGTGGCAGCAGATCGGCCGGGCCGGGCGCGAGGGGCAGGACGCGCTGGCGGTCCTGGTCGCCCGCGACGACCCGCTGGACACCTACCTGGTCGCCCACCCCGAGAGCCTGTTCGGCGCCCCGGTCGAGGCGACCGTCTTCGACCCGGACAACCACTACGTGCTGGCCCCGCACCTGTGCGCCGCGGCGTACGAGGCCCCGCTGACCGAGGCCGACCTGCCGCTCTTCGGCCCCTCCGCGGCGGCCGCGGTGCAGGGGCTGACCGACGCGGGGCTGCTGCGGCGCCGCCCCCGTGGCTGGTACTGGACCGACCGGAGCCGGCCCAGCGACGTGACCGACATCCGCTCCACCGGCGGGTCGCCCTTCCAGCTGGTCGAGGGCTCCAGCGGACGGGTGGTGGGCACCGTGGACGCCTCCAGCGTGCACGGGACGGCGCACCCCGGCGCGGTCTACCTGCACCGCGGCGAGTCCTGGCTCGTCGGCGAGCTCGACCTGGAGGACCGGGTGGCCACCATGGAGCGCACGGACGTGCCGTGGACCACCGCGGCGCGGGAGACCACGGAGATCAGCATCGTCGCCGAGCGCGAGCACGAGTACTGGGGCGACTGCCGGCTCTCCCTCGGCGAGGTCGACGTCACCCACCAGGTCGTCTCCTACCTGACCCGTCGCCAGCCCAGCGGCGAGGTGATCGCCGAGACGCCGCTGGACCTCCCGCCCCGCGACCTGCGGACGACCGCGGTGTGGTGGCAGGTGCCCGACCACGTGCTGGACTCCGCGGGCCTGGCGGCCGCCGACCTGCCGGGCAGCGCGCACGCGGCCGAGCACTGCTCGATCGGGCTGCTGCCGCTCTTCGCGACCTGCGACCGCTGGGACATCGGCGGCGTCTCCACCGCCCGGCACCCCGACACCGGCGTGCTCACCGTCTTCGTCCACGACGGCCACCCGGGCGGGGCGGGCTTCGCCGAGCGCGGCTACCGCTCGGCGCGGCGGTGGCTGACCGCGACCCGGGACACGATCGCGGCGTGCGAGTGCGACGAGGGCTGCCCGTCGTGCATCCAGTCCCCCAAGTGCGGAAATCAGAACAACCCGCTGGACAAGGCCGGCGCGACCCGCCTGCTGGACCTATTGCTCGACCAGGCTGCCCGCTAG
- a CDS encoding Rv3654c family TadE-like protein codes for MRWQRGARGLRQPRDERGAATVLVVAMVGVLLTVAVGVAGVGGLLHAHRRAQGAADLAALAAAQALLTGAPPCPRAAEVASANGATLRSCRTEGEEVVLEVEVGAPPLLPVVAELRGRARAGPVRRSGRRRSVARCRAPPRPPPNGPGRAWR; via the coding sequence ATGAGGTGGCAGCGCGGCGCGCGGGGACTGAGGCAGCCGCGCGACGAGCGGGGAGCCGCGACCGTCCTGGTGGTCGCGATGGTGGGCGTGCTGCTCACGGTGGCGGTAGGCGTGGCCGGGGTCGGTGGGCTGCTGCACGCGCACCGGCGGGCACAGGGGGCGGCCGACCTGGCGGCGCTGGCCGCCGCGCAGGCGCTGCTCACGGGAGCGCCCCCGTGCCCGCGTGCGGCGGAGGTGGCCTCCGCCAACGGGGCCACGCTGAGGTCGTGCCGGACCGAGGGGGAGGAGGTGGTCCTGGAGGTGGAGGTCGGCGCGCCCCCGCTGCTGCCGGTCGTGGCCGAGCTCCGTGGCCGGGCCCGAGCCGGTCCGGTCAGACGGTCGGGCCGCCGTCGCTCCGTGGCTCGCTGCCGCGCTCCTCCTCGGCCCCCTCCGAACGGGCCCGGTCGAGCTTGGCGTTGA
- a CDS encoding TadE family type IV pilus minor pilin, producing MTAELAMGIPVLLAVVLALVWMLSLGVAQLRVVDAAREVARALARGESEARAREWGGRVAPPGARIDVGRSDGLVVVRVRAILEADGLLGALPGARLQAEAVAAEEEGEAE from the coding sequence GTGACCGCCGAGCTGGCGATGGGCATCCCGGTGCTGCTGGCCGTGGTGCTCGCGCTGGTCTGGATGCTCTCCCTCGGCGTGGCGCAGCTGCGCGTCGTCGACGCCGCCCGCGAGGTGGCGCGGGCGCTCGCCCGGGGCGAGTCCGAGGCACGGGCCCGGGAGTGGGGAGGACGGGTCGCCCCGCCGGGCGCCCGGATCGACGTCGGGCGCTCCGACGGCCTGGTGGTGGTCCGGGTCAGGGCCATCCTCGAGGCCGACGGGCTGCTCGGCGCGCTGCCCGGGGCCCGGCTCCAGGCGGAGGCCGTCGCCGCCGAGGAGGAGGGCGAGGCGGAATGA
- a CDS encoding DUF4244 domain-containing protein, whose amino-acid sequence MRKTITRVGRGTRGGPAGVRARRRRRDEQGITTAEYAVGTAAGAGLAGLLYKMLTGGFGDNLLKTLFKHVLELLGIG is encoded by the coding sequence ATGCGGAAGACGATCACGAGGGTGGGACGGGGCACGCGGGGCGGCCCCGCCGGGGTGCGGGCGCGCAGGCGCCGCCGCGACGAGCAGGGCATCACCACCGCGGAGTACGCCGTGGGCACCGCGGCGGGCGCCGGCCTGGCGGGGCTGCTCTACAAGATGCTCACGGGCGGGTTCGGCGACAACCTGCTCAAGACGCTGTTCAAGCACGTCCTCGAGCTGCTGGGCATCGGGTGA
- a CDS encoding condensation domain-containing protein, protein MTVDQRQHLLAASGSPRPDPAEAPWIGLSGRLVPGAEDAVPAALASFFDRHESLRCDYERLGGEFFRRLLAPGEVEFVALPLGDDLAAAEAHDCLVEHLTASAQPHVWPRAGFVTVESEDSLTLFAAFDHVTFDLVSMHAALDELPLLHAAYARGDGPGPVPAAPPSHLDHAAGEQARLAGLTAEDPRMDVWREVAQAGDAAGLPLSSGVSRGGRWGHELVSMPLATPGETAELDELAGRWGTDLETVLIALMLRAIADQEGPGPYELAGLLKVPGRPPEHARSVGWYAAVVPLLLTVDPTAELRTVCRQVVAARDRSAHGAIPTPLVHRLLPDLREPSLVLGFVDHRRSPAEGWMLNESRALLGRVPADDQMHAWITCLPKGTVFEARHPAIPACSAWVATLTVTMRRALLAELAASEVLQPQ, encoded by the coding sequence GTGACCGTCGACCAGCGCCAGCACCTGCTGGCCGCCTCGGGCAGCCCGCGTCCCGATCCGGCCGAGGCGCCGTGGATCGGGCTCTCCGGCCGGCTCGTGCCGGGCGCGGAGGACGCGGTGCCGGCCGCCCTGGCCAGCTTCTTCGACCGCCACGAGAGCCTGCGGTGCGACTACGAGCGGCTCGGGGGCGAGTTCTTCCGCCGGCTGCTGGCACCCGGTGAGGTGGAGTTCGTCGCCCTTCCGCTCGGGGACGACCTGGCCGCGGCGGAGGCCCACGACTGCCTGGTCGAGCACCTGACGGCCAGCGCTCAGCCGCACGTGTGGCCCCGGGCCGGGTTCGTCACCGTGGAGTCGGAGGACTCGCTCACCCTGTTCGCGGCGTTCGACCACGTCACCTTCGACCTCGTCTCGATGCATGCCGCCCTCGACGAGCTGCCGCTGTTGCACGCCGCCTACGCCCGGGGCGACGGGCCGGGGCCGGTCCCCGCGGCGCCCCCCAGCCACCTGGACCATGCCGCCGGCGAGCAGGCGCGGCTCGCCGGGCTGACCGCGGAGGACCCGCGGATGGACGTCTGGCGCGAGGTGGCGCAGGCCGGGGACGCCGCCGGGCTGCCGCTCTCCTCCGGGGTCTCGCGAGGCGGGCGGTGGGGCCACGAGCTGGTCTCCATGCCGCTGGCCACGCCGGGCGAGACGGCCGAGCTCGACGAGCTGGCCGGGCGCTGGGGGACGGACCTGGAGACCGTGCTGATCGCGCTGATGCTGCGCGCCATCGCCGACCAGGAGGGGCCGGGACCCTACGAGCTGGCCGGTCTGCTGAAGGTCCCCGGCCGTCCGCCGGAGCACGCCAGGTCGGTCGGCTGGTACGCGGCCGTGGTGCCGCTGCTGCTCACCGTCGACCCCACCGCCGAGCTGCGCACCGTCTGCCGGCAGGTGGTCGCCGCGCGGGACCGGTCCGCGCACGGGGCGATCCCCACGCCGCTGGTCCACCGGCTGCTGCCCGACCTGCGGGAGCCGTCGCTCGTGCTGGGCTTCGTCGACCACCGCCGGAGCCCGGCGGAGGGCTGGATGCTCAACGAGTCCCGGGCCCTGCTGGGCCGGGTGCCCGCCGACGACCAGATGCACGCCTGGATCACCTGCCTGCCCAAGGGGACGGTCTTCGAGGCCCGTCACCCCGCCATCCCCGCCTGCTCGGCCTGGGTGGCCACCCTGACCGTCACCATGCGCCGCGCGCTGCTCGCCGAGCTCGCCGCGTCGGAGGTCCTGCAGCCGCAGTGA
- a CDS encoding type II secretion system F family protein produces the protein MSPALLAGLALGAAMLLVRSPRPSLRPPYDPPGYGAGAQAAGRAAGGRSPVRRAVVAALAGAGAWLFVGGPLGLPSAVLVAVVCWRLLGRSEPPAVRRARVQATRELPHLVGLMAAGLRAGAPPSAALAGACAALPGAAAEAFAGARARLALGMDPATVWDELAEEPGIAVLGRALARAHQTGAPVSDTVEALAVQLAQEGRAAAEDRARGVGVWAALPLGLCLLPGFLLLGVVPVVAGLAAQLGAR, from the coding sequence GTGAGCCCGGCGCTGCTGGCGGGGCTTGCCCTGGGGGCGGCGATGCTCCTCGTCCGGAGCCCGCGACCGAGCCTCCGGCCGCCGTACGATCCGCCCGGGTACGGCGCGGGCGCCCAGGCGGCGGGCCGGGCCGCCGGGGGACGCTCCCCGGTACGTCGAGCGGTCGTGGCGGCGCTCGCCGGAGCCGGGGCGTGGCTCTTCGTCGGCGGACCGCTCGGCCTGCCGTCGGCGGTGCTGGTCGCCGTCGTCTGCTGGCGGTTGCTGGGGCGCTCGGAGCCACCCGCGGTCCGCCGGGCCCGGGTGCAGGCGACCCGCGAGCTGCCCCACCTGGTCGGGTTGATGGCGGCGGGCCTCCGCGCGGGCGCGCCGCCCTCCGCGGCGTTGGCCGGCGCCTGCGCCGCACTCCCGGGGGCCGCGGCGGAGGCGTTCGCCGGCGCTCGGGCCAGGTTGGCGCTCGGCATGGACCCGGCGACGGTGTGGGACGAGCTCGCCGAGGAGCCGGGCATCGCCGTGCTCGGCAGGGCCCTGGCCCGGGCGCACCAGACCGGCGCGCCGGTCAGCGACACGGTGGAGGCGCTGGCCGTCCAGCTCGCCCAGGAGGGACGAGCGGCCGCCGAGGACCGGGCCCGCGGCGTCGGGGTCTGGGCCGCTCTGCCCCTGGGGCTGTGCCTGCTGCCCGGCTTCCTGCTGTTGGGCGTTGTGCCTGTCGTGGCAGGTCTCGCCGCCCAGCTGGGAGCGCGGTGA
- a CDS encoding type II secretion system F family protein, whose translation MEIWLTVVLAAAGAALLLPVRWAALPSPPPGATAPRTWVRPPAPALALTALLVVGLLAATLVPGLRESSGDSAATGARALLHGAIATALGCAGVLLWRRGRQRRAAAQLAEQVLEACLVLADELRAGRSAERALELAAQGCSALDPAVRAARLGADVPGALRRGGHRDLRLVAGAWQVAHRSGDGLADALARVGEGLRAARATRRVVGSELASARSTARLLVALPVLALVAAQGTGGGSWQFLLTTTAGTLCLAAGLVLEVAGLWWIESIAGSVEREL comes from the coding sequence GTGGAGATCTGGCTGACGGTCGTCCTGGCCGCCGCGGGGGCCGCCCTGCTGCTGCCGGTCCGGTGGGCGGCGCTCCCGTCCCCGCCGCCCGGCGCGACGGCTCCCCGGACGTGGGTCCGGCCACCGGCGCCGGCCCTGGCCCTGACGGCTCTCCTGGTGGTCGGGCTGCTGGCTGCGACGCTGGTGCCGGGTCTGCGCGAGAGCTCGGGCGACTCCGCCGCGACCGGCGCGAGGGCGCTGCTGCACGGGGCGATCGCGACCGCGCTGGGGTGCGCCGGAGTGCTGCTGTGGCGGCGGGGACGGCAGCGCCGGGCGGCGGCGCAGCTCGCCGAGCAGGTGCTCGAGGCCTGCCTGGTGCTGGCCGACGAGCTGCGGGCCGGACGGAGCGCGGAGCGGGCGCTGGAGCTGGCCGCTCAGGGCTGCTCCGCGCTGGACCCGGCGGTGCGGGCGGCACGGCTCGGCGCCGACGTGCCCGGGGCGTTGCGCCGCGGAGGGCACCGGGACCTGCGGCTGGTGGCCGGAGCCTGGCAGGTGGCCCACCGCAGCGGCGACGGCCTGGCGGACGCGCTGGCCCGGGTCGGGGAAGGGCTCCGAGCCGCCCGGGCCACCCGGCGGGTGGTGGGCTCCGAGCTCGCCTCGGCGCGGTCGACGGCCCGGCTGCTGGTCGCCCTGCCGGTCCTGGCGCTGGTCGCGGCCCAGGGCACGGGCGGCGGATCGTGGCAGTTCCTGCTGACCACCACCGCCGGGACCCTGTGCCTGGCCGCGGGGCTGGTGCTGGAGGTCGCCGGGCTGTGGTGGATCGAGTCGATCGCCGGCTCGGTGGAGCGCGAGCTGTGA